The proteins below are encoded in one region of Brassica napus cultivar Da-Ae chromosome A6, Da-Ae, whole genome shotgun sequence:
- the LOC106346308 gene encoding uncharacterized protein LOC106346308: MANLVPGVLLKLLQHMNTDVKIAGEHRSSLLQVISIVPALAGGELFPNQGFYLKVSDSSHATYVSLPDEHDDLILSDKLQLGQFIHVDRVESSSPVPILRGVRPVPGRHPCLGTPEDIVAADALGFLSDDNKNAKAKAKAVTSEVERNRVSVSVSKDEASEKSKKALVRAKSAKTSLVLDVKKEALGKVKVKTSSSSGSKSIPSSPTSCYSLPTSFAKFANGVKQHQQQHVKKTVLSERGRSPLRVESPSVGKKLPMIKNFVQGIEFGAKALRKSWEGNLDIRSSDRERLKLAKRDSTPDSRSLTGPRKSTSSEKLPSKQERANVFAKSSKEQSKTQSTKKVETAGVVDTKEKTSKPKSTSVGKKSTTENGLPGNLVKVPVNSKRLASATVQWGALPSSLSRLGQEVLRHRDAAQVVAIEAMQEASASESLLQCLIMYNDLMSAAKEDDPLPVVEQFLKLHSGLKNVQITTESLSKLISSTSSPENEENKSEEAIKMASEKQKLAASWVQAALVTNLSPFSVYSTKPTKSSASKSKPVIILETPGSNSTNKPRGNVQTRPTIGSKLVAQGMIRKHRENSSSQKANTLAAAGSESPPLNWVKGNGLNEANDLAEKLQTVSQDWFLGFVERFLDADVVETSSNLSDNGQIAGMLSQLKSVNDWLDEIGSKEDDEGLQEVSKETIDRLRKKIYEYLLTHVESAAAALGGSGNGGGVSSPRPKPIETKSKR; the protein is encoded by the exons ATGGCGAATCTAGTCCCCGGCGTCCTCCTCAAGCTCCTCCAGCACATGAACACCGACGTCAAAATCGCCGGAGAACACAGGTCCTCCCTCTTACAAGTAATCAGCATCGTCCCGGCTCTAGCCGGAGGCGAGCTGTTCCCGAACCAGGGCTTCTACCTCAAAGTCTCCGACTCCTCACACGCCACCTACGTCTCCCTCCCCGACGAGCACGACGATTTGATTCTCTCCGATAAGCTCCAATTAGGTCAGTTCATCCACGTGGACAGAGTCGAATCCTCTTCCCCCGTCCCGATCCTCCGCGGCGTTAGGCCCGTTCCCGGTAGGCATCCTTGTCTCGGCACTCCCGAGGATATCGTAGCTGCCGATGCCTTAGGCTTCCTTAGTGATGATAACAAGAATGCTAAGGCTAAGGCTAAGGCGGTTACTAGTGAGGTTGAGAGAAATAGAGTGAGTGTTAGTGTTTCTAAGGATGAAGCTTCTGAGAAGAGTAAGAAGGCTTTGGTACGAGCCAAGTCTGCGAAGACGAGTTTGGTTTTGGATGTGAAGAAGGAAGCGTTGGGGAAGGTGAAGGTGAAGACTTCTTCTTCGTCTGGTTCGAAGTCGATACCTTCTTCTCCCACGAGCTGTTACTCGCTGCCTACTTCGTTTGCGAAGTTTGCGAATGGTGTTAAGCAGCATCAGCAGCAGCATGTGAAGAAGACGGTGTTGTCGGAGAGAGGGAGGTCTCCGCTTAGAGTGGAGAGTCCGAGCGTTGGGAAGAAGCTTCCGATGATCAAGAACTTCGTGCAGGGGATTGAGTTTGGAGCTAAGGCGTTGAGGAAGAGCTGGGAAGGGAATTTGGATATTAGGAGTTCTGATAGGGAGAGATTGAAGCTTGCTAAACGTGACTCAACCCCTGATTCTAGGAGCTTAACT GGTCCACGGAAGAGCACATCTAGTGAGAAGTTGCCAAGCAAACAGGAGAGGGCTAATGTATTTGCAAAATCATCCAAGGAGCAGAGTAAGACTCAGTCAACCAAGAAAGTCGAGACAGCAGGAGTAGTTGATACCAAAGAGAAAACGAGTAAGCCTAAATCTACATCCGTTGGCAAGAAATCTACTACAGAGAATGGGTTGCCTGGGAATTTGGTTAAAGTCCCTGTTAATAGTAAAAGATTAGCATCTGCCACTGTCCAGTGGGGTGCACTCCCTTCATCTCTTTCAAGGCTAGGACAG GAAGTCTTGAGGCATAGAGATGCTGCTCAAGTTGTTGCAATAGAGGCCATGCAAGAAGCCTCTGCTTCCGAGAGCTTACTTCAATGCCTCAT TATGTACAATGATCTTATGTCAGCGGCGAAGGAAGATGATCCATTGCCAGTCGTTGAGCAGTTCTTGAAGCTTCATTCCGGTCTGAAGAACGTTCAAATAACAACCGAATCActgtctaaattaatttcttcaacttcttccccagaaaatgaagaaaacaaaTCTGAGGAAGCTATAAAAATGGCTTCAGAAAAGCAGAAACTAGCAGCCTCTTGGGTCCAAGCTGCGTTAGTCACTAACTTATCACCCTTCTCTGTCTACTCCACCAAACCAACCAAATCTTCTGCATCCAAGAGCAAACCCGTGATCATACTCGAGACTCCCGGCAGTAACTCGACCAATAAACCCCGTGGAAACGTCCAAACCCGGCCAACGATTGGTTCCAAACTCGTGGCGCAAGGCATGATACGTAAACACAGGGAGAACAGTAGCAGCCAAAAGGCCAACACGTTAGCAGCAGCAGGCTCAGAGTCTCCACCGCTAAACTGGGTGAAAGGGAATGGTCTGAACGAGGCAAACGATCTAGCGGAGAAGCTGCAAACGGTATCTCAAGATTGGTTCTTGGGATTCGTAGAGAGGTTCTTGGACGCAGATGTCGTGGAGACATCTTCGAACCTGTCTGATAACGGACAGATAGCTGGGATGCTGTCTCAGCTGAAGAGTGTGAATGATTGGTTAGACGAGATTGGTTCGAAAGAAGATGACGAAGGGCTGCAAGAAGTGTCAAAGGAAACGATTGATAGATTACGGAAGAAGATATACGAGTATCTTCTCACACATGTGGAGTCAGCAGCTGCAGCACTTGGTGGTAGTGGTAATGGTGGTGGTGTCTCTTCTCCTAGACCCAAACCAATCGAAACCAAATCAAAGAGATGA
- the LOC106346309 gene encoding PRA1 family protein E-like, translating to MTLKQISPMNQKPPPPPPYGYGGGPSSSSSSNTTIGTLSARAKQTTQSVIATLRPWRMLLDLSALSLPHSYNEAMANLRHNLSYFRANYALAVLGVVFLGLVYHPISMVAFIVVFIGWILFYFSRDGNDPIVVSGREVDDRIVLGLLSVVTVLALVYTDVGENVLVSLIVGLLFVGAHAAVRNTGDLFLDEESAREGGLVSAGSVNRGPGSYTPI from the coding sequence ATGACTCTCAAACAGATCTCTCCAATGAATCAaaagcctcctcctcctccgccgtaCGGTTACGGCGGAGgaccttcttcctcctcctcttccaacACAACAATCGGGACGTTGAGTGCACGCGCCAAACAAACGACGCAATCAGTGATCGCCACGCTTCGTCCATGGCGAATGCTTCTGGATCTGTCCGCGCTCTCTCTCCCTCACAGTTACAACGAAGCCATGGCGAACCTGAGGCACAACCTCTCTTACTTCCGTGCGAACTACGCGCTCGCCGTCCTCGGCGTCGTTTTCCTCGGCCTCGTTTACCACCCGATCTCTATGGTGGCGTTTATCGTCGTCTTCATCGGGTGGATCCTCTTCTACTTCTCCCGCGACGGCAACGATCCGATTGTGGTATCCGGGAGAGAAGTCGATGACCGGATCGTGCTGGGGCTACTTAGCGTGGTGACGGTTTTGGCGTTGGTTTATACAGATGTAGGCGAGAACGTGCTGGTTTCGCTGATCGTTGGTTTGCTCTTCGTCGGAGCTCACGCCGCGGTTCGTAATACCGGTGATTTGTTTCTTGATGAAGAATCTGCTCGCGAGGGTGGATTAGTCTCTGCCGGTTCGGTTAACCGGGGACCGGGAAGTTATACCCCAATTTGA